One genomic segment of Ferrimonas sp. YFM includes these proteins:
- a CDS encoding methyl-accepting chemotaxis protein produces the protein MSDTYKPSWLERLLISLSLREKFALLAIFPLLGFLIVAGAVFTKVQDELVHAHQMEQQTQVSQLKQILTPLPAEQRQQLVKDLNDVSLIAVSSDRQLAQAARQGESLVQGDEVRTATQLGDQLLVVSEHYVVNDELMRIFQTPMYLIIFVALFCTFWAVAVRRFVMGSMDYMREVMAKACANDLTVRLNFVPGRDDFRPLANAIDALIDTRRNVVLSLRVISDSINQSAHQVLSQMETSSEMAVGQREHLDTLASAMEEMSATVKEVASHAESTADETRQANEQSQHGHHSLQQTITAIESLVSDVHNASAAVNQVHSNAAKIDEVITTINAISEQTNLLALNAAIEAARAGEQGRGFAVVADEVRNLAGRTQEATVEIQTMIEELQTGTQALEQVMTNTVERAEEGRELVSQAGDDLGKITQHSERINSMSAQIATAAEQQTAVANEIAASLTQVRNQSHEVEVAANESRQGCDSLTQTADDLKGKLANLRT, from the coding sequence ATGTCTGACACCTACAAACCCAGCTGGCTGGAGCGCCTGCTTATCTCATTGTCACTTAGGGAAAAGTTTGCTCTGTTGGCCATCTTTCCACTGCTGGGATTTCTCATCGTGGCCGGTGCCGTATTCACCAAGGTACAAGATGAGCTGGTCCATGCCCACCAGATGGAGCAACAGACCCAGGTCAGCCAGTTAAAACAGATTCTGACGCCCCTGCCCGCCGAGCAGCGCCAGCAACTGGTCAAGGACCTTAATGACGTTTCCCTGATTGCCGTTTCCAGCGATCGTCAGCTGGCCCAGGCGGCGCGCCAGGGCGAGTCTCTGGTTCAGGGTGACGAAGTGCGCACCGCCACTCAGCTGGGTGACCAGTTGCTGGTGGTCAGTGAGCACTATGTGGTCAACGATGAGCTGATGCGCATCTTCCAGACCCCCATGTACCTCATCATCTTCGTGGCCCTGTTCTGCACCTTCTGGGCAGTTGCGGTTCGCCGCTTCGTCATGGGTTCCATGGACTATATGCGCGAGGTGATGGCCAAGGCCTGTGCCAACGATCTGACCGTGCGCCTGAACTTCGTGCCCGGCCGCGACGACTTCCGTCCCCTGGCCAACGCCATCGATGCCCTGATCGACACCCGGCGCAACGTGGTCCTGAGCCTGAGAGTGATCTCCGATTCCATCAACCAATCCGCCCATCAGGTGCTGAGCCAGATGGAAACCTCCAGCGAAATGGCCGTCGGCCAGCGCGAACATCTGGACACCCTGGCGTCCGCCATGGAGGAGATGAGCGCCACGGTGAAAGAGGTGGCCAGTCACGCCGAAAGCACCGCCGATGAAACCCGTCAGGCCAACGAACAGTCTCAGCATGGCCATCACAGCCTGCAGCAGACCATCACCGCCATCGAGTCTCTGGTGTCCGACGTTCACAACGCCTCGGCGGCGGTGAATCAGGTACACAGCAACGCTGCCAAGATTGACGAGGTGATCACCACCATCAACGCCATCAGCGAACAGACCAACCTGCTGGCACTGAACGCCGCCATCGAAGCAGCCCGGGCCGGAGAACAGGGCCGGGGCTTTGCAGTCGTGGCCGATGAGGTGCGCAACCTGGCTGGCCGAACCCAGGAAGCCACCGTCGAGATCCAGACCATGATTGAGGAGCTGCAGACCGGTACCCAGGCTCTGGAGCAGGTGATGACCAACACCGTAGAACGCGCCGAAGAGGGGCGCGAGCTGGTGAGTCAGGCGGGCGACGACCTGGGCAAGATCACCCAGCATTCAGAGCGCATCAACAGCATGAGTGCCCAGATTGCCACCGCTGCTGAGCAGCAGACCGCAGTAGCCAATGAGATTGCTGCCAGCCTGACCCAGGTGCGCAACCAGTCCCATGAAGTGGAGGTGGCCGCCAACGAATCCCGTCAGGGTTGTGACTCCCTCACCCAGACCGCCGATGACCTGAAGGGCAAGCTGGCGAACCTGCGCACCTGA
- a CDS encoding AAA family ATPase, with protein sequence MTRQLKVVVTGGPGGGKTTALDLFRRELSHQIAIVPEAATLLFSSGVSRSNEPQVLKEIQKTIFALQKNLEAIQQHAHPDRLLVCDRGSLDGLAYWPEQESEFFQAVDSSLEQEFGQYDAVIFFESAATTGQDISSNNPTRNESTAQAAELDKRLQAVWSKHPNYHFVPNSESFLRKILFGIMTIENVINQHRRAGGETA encoded by the coding sequence ATGACCAGGCAACTTAAGGTGGTGGTCACCGGCGGGCCGGGTGGAGGTAAAACCACGGCGCTGGATCTGTTTCGCCGCGAACTCAGCCATCAAATCGCCATAGTGCCGGAAGCGGCCACCCTGTTGTTCTCCAGTGGCGTCAGCCGCAGCAACGAACCCCAGGTGCTGAAAGAGATCCAGAAAACCATCTTTGCCCTGCAGAAGAACCTGGAGGCGATCCAGCAGCATGCCCATCCTGACAGGTTATTGGTGTGCGATCGGGGCAGCCTCGATGGGTTGGCCTACTGGCCAGAGCAGGAGAGCGAGTTTTTCCAGGCCGTGGACTCCTCATTGGAGCAGGAGTTTGGTCAGTACGATGCGGTGATCTTCTTCGAGTCCGCGGCCACCACAGGTCAGGACATCAGCAGCAACAACCCCACCCGCAATGAGTCCACGGCCCAGGCCGCCGAGCTGGACAAAAGATTGCAGGCAGTCTGGTCCAAACACCCCAATTATCACTTTGTGCCCAACTCAGAGTCTTTCCTGAGAAAGATCCTGTTCGGCATCATGACCATAGAGAATGTGATTAATCAGCATCGCAGAGCCGGCGGTGAAACGGCTTGA
- the pheS gene encoding phenylalanine--tRNA ligase subunit alpha: MQQLAEIVAKGLAAVDAAADLKALDDIRVQYLGKKGEITALMKSLGSLSPEEKPKAGQAINEGKQQVQRALNERIQALQTEALNAKLAAEAIDVTAPGRKLAAGGLHPVTRTIERIEQFFAEIGFSVSTGPEVEDNFHNFDALNIPAHHPARADHDTFFFNPELMLRTHTSGVQIRTMEKQQPPIRIICPGRVYRNDYDMTHTPMFHQVEGLVVAEKVSFTELKGVLHQFLRNFFEEDLQVRFRPSYFPFTEPSAEVDVMGKNGKWLEVLGCGMVHPNVLKAVNIDPEKYSGFAFGMGVERLTMLRYGVNDLRAFFENDLRFLKQFQ, from the coding sequence ATGCAGCAATTAGCAGAAATTGTCGCTAAAGGTCTGGCTGCGGTAGACGCCGCCGCCGATCTGAAGGCGCTTGACGATATCCGGGTTCAGTACCTGGGTAAGAAGGGTGAAATCACCGCCCTGATGAAATCCCTGGGTTCCCTCTCTCCTGAGGAGAAGCCTAAAGCGGGCCAGGCCATCAACGAAGGCAAGCAACAGGTTCAGCGTGCTCTGAACGAGCGCATCCAGGCCCTGCAGACCGAGGCCCTGAACGCCAAGCTGGCCGCCGAGGCCATCGACGTGACCGCCCCTGGCCGCAAGCTGGCCGCCGGTGGCCTGCACCCGGTGACCCGCACCATCGAGCGTATCGAACAGTTTTTTGCTGAGATCGGTTTCTCCGTGAGCACCGGTCCTGAGGTGGAAGACAACTTCCACAACTTTGATGCCCTGAACATTCCAGCGCATCACCCGGCTCGTGCCGACCACGATACCTTCTTCTTCAACCCTGAGCTGATGCTGCGTACCCACACCAGTGGCGTGCAGATCCGCACCATGGAGAAGCAGCAGCCGCCAATCCGCATCATCTGCCCTGGCCGTGTGTATCGTAACGACTACGACATGACTCACACCCCCATGTTCCACCAGGTAGAAGGCCTGGTTGTGGCTGAGAAGGTGAGCTTCACCGAACTCAAGGGTGTGCTGCACCAGTTCCTGCGTAACTTCTTCGAAGAAGATCTGCAGGTGCGCTTCCGTCCCTCCTACTTCCCCTTCACCGAACCCTCCGCCGAGGTGGATGTGATGGGCAAAAACGGCAAGTGGCTCGAGGTACTGGGCTGCGGCATGGTTCACCCCAACGTACTCAAGGCGGTCAACATCGACCCTGAGAAGTACTCCGGGTTTGCCTTCGGTATGGGCGTTGAGCGCCTGACCATGCTGCGCTACGGCGTTAACGACCTGCGTGCGTTCTTCGAGAACGACCTGCGTTTCCTGAAACAGTTCCAGTAA
- a CDS encoding NAD(P)H-quinone oxidoreductase yields MQALIVNAEGKLVLGQVGEMAAPADWVELEVKAAGINRADLLQMAGHYPPPPGASELLGLEVAGVVVRDQGPWKQGQRVMALLDGGGYAERVWVPKGQLLPLPDSLSFIEGAAIPEAFLTAYQALVMIGDLGPGERLLIHAGASGVGSAAIQLGNALGAEVTVTCGSDDKVAFCRAFGAGRAINYRQGDWWEGVSEQDLILDMVGGHYLEPNLRSLALDGRIITLAMQGGRHGTLDYARLLAKRATLTGSTLRNRSSHYKARLVQGFLRRFSESFVSGQLKPVVDSSYPWQQVAQAHKRMAANENQGKLILSLESS; encoded by the coding sequence ATGCAGGCATTGATAGTGAACGCAGAGGGAAAACTGGTTCTGGGTCAGGTAGGTGAGATGGCCGCCCCCGCGGATTGGGTTGAGTTGGAGGTTAAGGCCGCCGGCATCAATCGGGCCGATCTGCTGCAGATGGCGGGGCACTACCCGCCGCCACCTGGGGCCAGCGAACTGCTCGGCCTGGAGGTCGCAGGTGTGGTGGTGCGTGATCAGGGCCCGTGGAAGCAGGGCCAGCGAGTGATGGCTCTGCTCGATGGTGGTGGCTATGCAGAGCGGGTGTGGGTGCCCAAAGGGCAGTTGCTGCCTCTGCCGGACAGCCTGAGTTTCATTGAGGGAGCAGCCATTCCCGAGGCCTTTCTCACCGCCTATCAGGCGCTGGTGATGATTGGCGACCTGGGTCCGGGAGAGCGGCTGCTGATCCACGCCGGGGCCTCCGGGGTGGGCAGTGCCGCCATCCAGCTGGGCAACGCCCTTGGGGCCGAGGTGACGGTGACCTGTGGCAGTGACGACAAAGTGGCGTTTTGCCGCGCCTTTGGGGCGGGGCGGGCCATCAATTACCGCCAGGGGGACTGGTGGGAGGGAGTTTCGGAGCAGGACCTGATTCTGGACATGGTGGGGGGCCACTACCTGGAACCCAACTTACGCAGCCTGGCCCTCGATGGTCGCATCATTACATTGGCGATGCAGGGAGGGCGCCACGGCACGCTGGATTACGCCCGCTTACTGGCAAAAAGGGCGACCTTGACCGGCTCCACTCTGAGAAATCGCAGCAGCCACTACAAAGCTCGATTGGTTCAAGGCTTTTTACGACGCTTTTCTGAGAGTTTTGTATCTGGACAACTCAAACCCGTGGTGGACAGCAGTTACCCCTGGCAACAGGTGGCGCAGGCTCATAAGCGTATGGCTGCCAATGAAAACCAAGGAAAATTGATATTATCCCTTGAATCCAGCTGA
- a CDS encoding peptidoglycan DD-metalloendopeptidase family protein: protein MKERLQALDLKALQPKWLMAGALSIAVYAMLPSSQPYRMHFPELVSSPAPELTSPAEFEIPETLSYVVASGDNLSGIFSLIGVSQQQMVQVLEADYSVLALDTLRPGHRLNFWLDEADNSLQKLELVLSPAHKVRFTLAAPGSFEVEDILLDGQWESKAFEGEVHGSFARVATQAGLSANDVANIENLFEDKVNFRRDLRAGDRFGVVRSSQFVDGQATGAHEVLAVSFVMRGREVSAFRHSDGQFYDQDGNSLQRAFLAKPFNGRYRISDHFNPRRKHPVTGRVKPHNGTDWALPSGTPLLAAGDGVVTRVENHPYAGRYVVIDHGGRYRTRYLHMSKIKVRKGQRVSRGQRIGLSGATGRVTGAHLHYEFHINGRPVNALKADIPMASSVPKKDRQAFYAKSHEYRTMMGIEG, encoded by the coding sequence GTGAAAGAGAGACTACAGGCACTGGACCTGAAGGCCCTGCAGCCCAAGTGGTTGATGGCAGGCGCCCTGAGCATCGCTGTATACGCCATGCTCCCCAGTTCTCAGCCCTATCGGATGCATTTTCCTGAGCTGGTGTCGAGCCCGGCGCCAGAGTTAACCAGCCCTGCCGAGTTCGAGATTCCGGAGACCCTGAGCTACGTGGTGGCCAGTGGTGACAACTTGAGTGGCATCTTTTCCCTGATTGGCGTCAGCCAGCAGCAGATGGTGCAGGTGCTGGAAGCGGACTACTCGGTACTGGCGCTGGATACCCTGCGTCCCGGCCACCGGCTGAATTTCTGGCTGGATGAGGCGGACAACAGCCTGCAAAAGCTGGAGTTGGTGTTGAGTCCGGCCCACAAGGTGCGCTTTACCCTGGCGGCCCCCGGCAGTTTTGAGGTGGAAGACATCCTGCTCGATGGCCAGTGGGAGTCCAAGGCCTTCGAAGGCGAGGTGCACGGCAGCTTTGCCCGGGTGGCCACTCAGGCAGGCCTGAGTGCCAACGATGTGGCCAATATCGAAAACCTGTTCGAGGACAAGGTTAACTTCCGTCGCGATCTCCGTGCCGGTGACCGCTTCGGTGTGGTGCGCAGCTCCCAATTTGTCGATGGTCAGGCCACCGGCGCCCACGAAGTGCTGGCGGTGAGTTTCGTGATGCGAGGCCGTGAAGTGAGCGCTTTCCGCCACAGTGACGGCCAGTTCTACGATCAGGATGGCAACAGCCTGCAGCGGGCCTTCCTGGCCAAGCCGTTCAACGGCAGGTACCGCATCAGCGATCACTTTAATCCCAGACGCAAACACCCGGTCACTGGCCGGGTGAAGCCCCACAATGGCACCGACTGGGCTCTGCCCAGCGGTACGCCGCTGCTGGCGGCCGGCGATGGGGTGGTGACCCGGGTGGAGAATCACCCCTATGCAGGCCGTTATGTGGTGATCGACCATGGCGGTCGTTATCGCACTCGCTACCTGCATATGTCGAAGATCAAGGTGCGTAAAGGTCAGCGGGTCAGCCGCGGTCAGCGTATCGGTCTGTCCGGTGCCACCGGAAGGGTGACCGGGGCGCACCTGCACTATGAGTTCCACATCAATGGCCGCCCGGTGAATGCCCTGAAGGCCGACATCCCCATGGCGTCATCGGTGCCAAAGAAAGATCGCCAGGCCTTCTACGCCAAATCCCATGAATACCGCACCATGATGGGTATTGAAGGGTAA
- a CDS encoding GNAT family N-acetyltransferase, translating into MVTDEILTADDASRYYKRVLTHKDVEVAIRAIRPEDKYEILDIFPTLSQRTLYMRFFRVIEAPSLESLTRYTTVDFATTLAFVVTKGPNQNIVAAGRLIRATEHSKVAELSCLVVDHYQHQGIGNTLVADLFQAGKAWGVEQVIALVHSENHPMLRLLKNQGYPCEMLFDEGEFTVTLDISHPPSDENRASYRTTMAAMHQAV; encoded by the coding sequence ATGGTGACAGACGAGATACTGACTGCCGACGATGCCAGCCGCTACTACAAGCGGGTGCTCACCCACAAGGACGTCGAAGTTGCTATCCGTGCCATCCGTCCAGAGGACAAGTACGAGATTCTGGACATCTTCCCCACTCTGTCCCAACGCACCCTGTATATGCGGTTCTTCCGGGTGATAGAGGCCCCCAGCCTGGAATCCCTGACCCGCTACACCACGGTCGACTTTGCCACTACCCTGGCCTTTGTGGTCACCAAGGGGCCCAACCAGAACATCGTGGCGGCCGGCAGGCTGATACGGGCCACCGAGCACTCCAAGGTGGCAGAGCTCTCCTGCCTGGTGGTGGATCACTACCAGCACCAGGGCATAGGCAACACCCTGGTGGCCGACCTGTTCCAAGCCGGCAAAGCCTGGGGCGTGGAGCAGGTGATCGCCCTGGTCCACAGCGAAAACCACCCCATGCTGAGACTGCTGAAAAACCAGGGTTACCCCTGTGAGATGCTGTTTGATGAAGGGGAATTTACCGTCACCCTGGACATCAGCCACCCTCCCAGCGACGAAAACCGCGCCAGCTACCGCACCACCATGGCGGCCATGCACCAGGCGGTGTAA